GTCGTGTCCACGACATTCGACCCGGCCACGCCGTACCAGGCAGGCGTCGACCTTGCCCGCCAACTCGACGCGGACCTGATCACCTACGAAGGAACCCAACATACGGTCGCCTTCTCCGGCGAGGAATGCGTCGACGATCCGTTGGTCGAGTATCTCGTCGACCTGGTTCCCACCGGTAACGATCTGGTGTGCTGACGCGAGCTTCACGTCCCCGGTGTGGCCGTTGAGATGCGTCCGACGTGAGACCGAGATCACGATGTAACACAGATTTAACGCGGTTTGCTTAGTCTCGCGGACATGGATCGCCAAAAGGAATTCGTGCTTCGGACCCTGGAGGAGCGCGACATCCGCTTCGTCCGCCTATGGTTCACCGATGTTCTTGGCTATCTGAAATCGGTCGCCATCGCCCCCGCGGAACTCGAAGGTGCCTTCGACGAAGGGATCGGCTTCGACGGAAGCGCTATCGAGGGATTCGCCCGCGTCTCCGAAGCAGATACCGTTGCCAAGCCCGATCCGTCGACTTTTCAGATCCTGCCCTGGTCGAGCAGCAAGGGGCATCAGCATTCGGCGCGGATGTTCTGCGACATCGCGATGCCCGACGGCTCGCCGTCCTGGGCTGATTCGCGCCACGTGCTGCGGCGTCAACTGAGCAAGGCCGCAGACCTCGGGTTCAGCTGCTACGTGCATCCGGAGATCGAGTTCTTCCTGCTCAAGGACTCCCCAGAGGATGGATCGCCGCCCACGCCCGCCGACAACGGTGGATACTTCGATCAGGCCGTGCACGACTCGGCGCCGAACTTTCGCCGTCACGCCATCGATGCGCTCGAGTCGATGGGCATCTCCGTCGAGTTCAGCCATCACGAAGCCGCGCCCGGTCAGCAGGAAATCGACCTCCGCTATGCCGACGCACTGTCGATGGCCGACAACATCATGACCTTCCGTTACCTGGTCAAGGAAGTTGCGATCGCCGAGGGCGTCCGGGCAACGTTCATGCCCAAGCCGTTCAGTGATCAGGCCGGCTCGGCGATGCACACGCACATGAGCCTGTTCGAGGGCGACACCAATGCGTTCCACAATCCGGACGACCCCATGCAGCTCTCGGAGACCGGCAAGTCGTTCATCGCCGGAATCCTCGAACATGCCAACGAGATCAGCGCCGTCACGAACCAGTGGGTCAACTCCTACAAGCGGTTGATCCGCGGTGGCGAAGCACCGACGGCAGCGTCGTGGGGACCCTCCAACCGCTCGGCACTCATCCGGGTTCCGATGTACACCCCGAACAAAGCGTCCTCTCGTCGCGTCGAGATCCGTAGCCCCGATTCCGCCTGCAATCCCTACCTGGCCTTCGCGGTCCTGCTCGCTGCCGGTCTGCGTGGCATCGAAAAGGGCTACACGTTGCCACCAGAGGCAGAAGAGGACGTGTGGGCGTTGACATCCGCCGAGCGTCGCGCCATGGGTTACAAGGAGCTTCCAGGCAACCTCGATCAGGCTCTGAACGCCATGGAAGGCTCCGAGCTCGTCGCCGAAGCCCTCGGCGAACATGTCTTCGACTTCTTCCTGCGCAACAAGCGTCGGGAGTGGGAGGAATACCGCTCGCATGTCACGCCGTACGAGCTGAAGGCCTACTTGGGATTGTGATCTGCGCACTGTCATCGGATGCCGGCGTGATGGGCTAGATTTTACTTCGTTCGAGTAAGAGCTAGTTCCCGCCCGCGGTGAGGTGAACCTGTGTTACGCCAGAGTCGAGGTGTTCGCTGATGGTGCGTCCACCCACATCACGTTCGATCGTCCCAGGGCCAGGACGTCTGGGTCTGGTCGAGGCCACTGCGCCCGCTGATCTACAGAAGCTCGGGTGGGTCGACGAGAACAGTCTCGAACTACTGTGGTCGTTGTCGCGTGCAGCCAACGCGGATCTCGCACTGCGGACACTGACGAGGCTGCAGGATTTGCTCGGCGACGGCTTCTCGGAAGTCGACCAGGCCTTGCGTTCGGACAAGGGCCTTCGCGGTCGATTGTTGGGTCTCTGCGGTGCCTCGAGCGCGCTCGCCGATCACCTTGTTTCCGATCCGGATACGTGGCGTCTGCTCAGCACACCCGCAGGCCGCGCCACGGGTCCCTCTGCGCGAGTGGAACTACCCAGCAAACAGCAGCTCACCGACGAACTCTTGGCTGCTGTCGATGCAAAGCCCGAGACCGGTCCGAATGCCTCACCGGAGTTGTACCGGGCAGGTCTGACCGGACCCGATGCCGTTGTTGCCCTGCGAAAAACTTACCGCGACCAAGTGATGGTTCTCGCCGCGGCGGATCTCGCTGCCACCGTGGAAAACGAACCTGTCGTGCCGTATCAGCTCGTCGGAAATCAGCTCTCCGACATGGCCGACGCTGCCTTGACCGCAGCGCTGGCTGTCGCTGTTGCGACAGTCTGCCCGGACGATCCGATGCCGACCCGACTCGCCGTGATCGCAATGGGCAAATGCGGTGCACGAGAGCTCAATTACGTCTCCGACGTCGACGTCGTGTTCGTGGCGGAACCAGCGGATGCGGTTGCCAGTCGGATCGCGGGCGAAATGATGCGGATCGGCTCCTCGGCGTTCTTCGAGGTCGATGCAGCGCTTCGGCCGGAGGGCAAACGTGGCGAACTGGTCCGCACCCTCGATTCGCATGTCGCTTACTACAAGCGGTGGGCCAAGACCTGGGAGTTTCAGGCTCTGCTCAAAGCACGTCCGATGACCGGGAACCTCGAGCTCGGTCACAGCTACGTCGCCGCACTCAACCCGATGGTGTGGTTGGCCTCGCAGCGGGAGGACTTCGTTCCCGAGGTCCGCGCGATGCGCCGTCGCGTCGAGGAGATGGTTCCACCCGAGCTCCGTGAACGCGAGATCAAACTCGGTCGCGGAAGCCTGCGGGATGTCGAGTTCGCAGTGCAGCTACTGCAACTCGTCCACGGCCGCACCGACGAAACTCTCCGAGTTCTCGGCACCGTGGACGCCCTGGTTGCGCTCAGCGACGGGGGATACGTCGGGCGCGACGACGCCGCGAATCTGACCGCGTCCTACGAGTTCCTACGGCTACTCGAACACCGTCTGCAGCTTCAGCGGATGAAGCGAACCCACACTCTGCCGCCGCCGGACGACGAGGAAGCGCTGCGCTGGCTCGCCCGAGCAGCGCACATGCGTTCCGACGGCAATCGTGATGCGCTCGGAGTGCTGACTGCCGAGATCAAACGCAACGCGCTCCGGATCCGAAGGCTGCACGCGAAACTGTTCTATCGACCCCTGCTCGATTCCGTCGTGCGGTTCGATTCCGACACCGTCAGATTGACTCCGGAAGCAGCCGTGCGGCAACTTTCGGCGCTGGGTTTCGCCGCCCCTCAGAACGCAATCGGGCACCTGCGCGCGCTCGTCGGTTCAGGTGCGCGACGTGGTCAGATTCAAGCGGTGCTACTGCCGACACTTCTCGAATGGCTTGCCGATACACCGGACTCGGACGCCGGCCTACTCAACTACCGCCGACTCTGCGAGGCCGCTCAGGACCAAACCTGGTTTCTGCGGATACTGCGCGACGAAGGTGCCGTCGCTCAGCGTTTGATGATCGTTCTCGGATCTTCGGCATA
This region of Rhodococcus sp. PAMC28707 genomic DNA includes:
- the glnA gene encoding type I glutamate--ammonia ligase, which gives rise to MDRQKEFVLRTLEERDIRFVRLWFTDVLGYLKSVAIAPAELEGAFDEGIGFDGSAIEGFARVSEADTVAKPDPSTFQILPWSSSKGHQHSARMFCDIAMPDGSPSWADSRHVLRRQLSKAADLGFSCYVHPEIEFFLLKDSPEDGSPPTPADNGGYFDQAVHDSAPNFRRHAIDALESMGISVEFSHHEAAPGQQEIDLRYADALSMADNIMTFRYLVKEVAIAEGVRATFMPKPFSDQAGSAMHTHMSLFEGDTNAFHNPDDPMQLSETGKSFIAGILEHANEISAVTNQWVNSYKRLIRGGEAPTAASWGPSNRSALIRVPMYTPNKASSRRVEIRSPDSACNPYLAFAVLLAAGLRGIEKGYTLPPEAEEDVWALTSAERRAMGYKELPGNLDQALNAMEGSELVAEALGEHVFDFFLRNKRREWEEYRSHVTPYELKAYLGL
- a CDS encoding bifunctional [glutamine synthetase] adenylyltransferase/[glutamine synthetase]-adenylyl-L-tyrosine phosphorylase, giving the protein MVRPPTSRSIVPGPGRLGLVEATAPADLQKLGWVDENSLELLWSLSRAANADLALRTLTRLQDLLGDGFSEVDQALRSDKGLRGRLLGLCGASSALADHLVSDPDTWRLLSTPAGRATGPSARVELPSKQQLTDELLAAVDAKPETGPNASPELYRAGLTGPDAVVALRKTYRDQVMVLAAADLAATVENEPVVPYQLVGNQLSDMADAALTAALAVAVATVCPDDPMPTRLAVIAMGKCGARELNYVSDVDVVFVAEPADAVASRIAGEMMRIGSSAFFEVDAALRPEGKRGELVRTLDSHVAYYKRWAKTWEFQALLKARPMTGNLELGHSYVAALNPMVWLASQREDFVPEVRAMRRRVEEMVPPELREREIKLGRGSLRDVEFAVQLLQLVHGRTDETLRVLGTVDALVALSDGGYVGRDDAANLTASYEFLRLLEHRLQLQRMKRTHTLPPPDDEEALRWLARAAHMRSDGNRDALGVLTAEIKRNALRIRRLHAKLFYRPLLDSVVRFDSDTVRLTPEAAVRQLSALGFAAPQNAIGHLRALVGSGARRGQIQAVLLPTLLEWLADTPDSDAGLLNYRRLCEAAQDQTWFLRILRDEGAVAQRLMIVLGSSAYVPDLLIKAPEVIRLFADGPTGPRLLDVEPEETYRAILSSSGRYDDPVRAIDAARSLRRHELARVASADILGMLDVPQVCTALSSVWAAVINAALAAAIRASEAERGEPAPASLAVIGMGRLGGGELGYGSDADVLFVCEPVEGSDDSVAVKWANGIADRIRKLLGAPSTDPPLEVDTGLRPEGRNGPVVRTLASYKAYYAQWAQAWEVQALLRAHQVAGDQDLGIKFLLMVDKVRYPEGGVSQESVREIRRIKARIDSERLPKGADPATHTKLGRGGLADIEWTVQLIQLRHAHDVPSLHNTSTLQTLDAIGAAELMSETDIELLREAWILATKARNALVLVRGKPTDQLPAPGHVLSAVAKVAGWKNADAGEFLDNYLRVTRRAKAVVERTFGA